From the genome of Lotus japonicus ecotype B-129 chromosome 6, LjGifu_v1.2, one region includes:
- the LOC130726493 gene encoding uncharacterized protein LOC130726493: MSITTTLQIVLLYLFFFFFCTLHRKMEAHATSLVSKARTAFHSAAAKAERVLMDFKSDLGEDSDKQSRHQSGRLQGDDSAQKNEMESKLFNDLKHIKWRPLHIGKKQDWQDRIKNFRKGRKEIEDTDKVGDANITADALYDEDWSIVNVRNDLNAKASEAILPELRRSGLAGTEAIPSVEGLTVATEDPIPPSSVLKQLALAVEAGRKTHSMKDFVASSGGSSPALEREGLSLSAIKALVLREKEEKLSSEFCSNEKVVYLINSLFNPEGEFLRRKINSDPEEIALTSLPRDIHSAPPESLVVKLAEVIGNFKTVRKMALFWCSVVTELRKLWSEDKHLPGVPPDDVPDLKSCLLYQQFQVINCCISRKRRHIIATEAVDSMVMEANSNTLKSGNHSDRTSATPVLYARISTGELVLRLGALCPSGDLTLLETGEPMYTPITQEGALLTEDLIKETEEFVLRTGSVGAGCSQLLSDMQAFKAANPGCILEDFVRWYSPPDWTENEASTEETECSDGGESLPTKGQLSQRMQKEGNLWRELWETSKPVPAAKQTPLFDEDLVVKGILDALEEIQPSELFGQLFVSLLGLGFIIAEPVLSGNVDFSKMFNDYKEYVAATCQSSRFNEEVDELVKVYEMVETMLLNPKEALKMMKQTEESTVTTGEPTRRFKKLSQIFGGKDKLLTRPVSQDVNKEEKCIRQSFSSFFERNSSLLSKKCPKPGYQSPVETLPSPESDWTFV; encoded by the exons ATGTCAATCACCACCACGTTACAAATAGTGCTATTgtacctcttcttcttcttcttctgcaccTTGCACAGGAAAATGGAGGCTCACGCTACTTCATTGGTATCCAAAGCCAGAACCGCATTCCATTCCGCAGCTGCAAAAGCGGAGCGGGTTCTCATGGACTTCAAATCCGATTTAG GTGAAGATTCTGACAAGCAATCACGCCACCAGTCAGGGAGGCTGCAGGGAGATGACTCTGCTCAGAAGAATGAGATGGAGTCAAAG CTTTTCAATGATCTGAAGCATATAAAGTGGAGACCACTACATATAGGAAAGAAGCAGGATTGGCAAGATAGAATTAAAAACTTTCGGAAAGGGAGAAAAGAAATCGAAGATACAGATAAAGTTGGAGATGCAAACATTACTGCTGATGCATTATATGATGAAGATTGGTCCATCGTCAATGTGAGAAATGATCTTAATGCCAAG gCGTCAGAAGCTATTCTTCCAGAATTGAGACGGTCAGGGCTGGCCGGAACAGAAGCAATTCCATCGGTTGAAGGCTTAACTGTGGCGACTGAAGACCCTATTCCTCCATCATCTGTCCTGAAGCAATTGGCTTTAGCTGTTGA GGCTGGACGGAAAACACATTCAATGAAGGATTTTGTAGCTTCATCCGGAGGTTCTTCCCCTGCCTTAGAGAGGGAAGGCTTAAGTCTCTCTGCAATAAAGGCTTTAGTGTTACGTGAAAAGGAGGAAAAACTCTCCTCTGAGTTTTGTAGCAATGAGAAAGTTGTGTATTTGATTAATTCTCTGTTTAATCCAG AGGGAGAGTTCCTTAGAAGGAAGATCAACTCTGACCCAGAAGAAATTGCTTTAACATCTTTGCCAAGAGATATTCACAGTGCTCCTCCTGAAAGCCTAGTTGTTAAACTGGCTGAAGTAATTGGAAACTTCAAGACTGTTCGAAAAATGGCTCTTTTTTGGTGCAGTGTTGTTACTGAA CTGAGAAAACTTTGGTCTGAAGACAAACATTTACCTGGAGTCCCCCCAGATGATGTTCCAGATCTGAAGTCATGCCTTCTGTATCAACAGTTTCAAGTAATTAATTGCTGCATCTCTCGGAAAAGGCGCCATATTATTGCCACCGAAGCCGTAGACTCTATGGTGATGGAAGCCAATTCAAATACATTAAAATCAGGAAACCACAGTGACAGAACTTCTGCTACTCCTGTATTATATGCTAGGATCAGTACTGGAGAGCTTGTTCTTCGACTTGGTGCTCTTTGCCCATCTGGAGATCTAACATTATTGGAAACCGGCGAGCCTATGTACACTCCTATCACGCAG GAGGGAGCCTTGCTTACAGAAGATTTGATCAAAGAGACAGAGGAGTTTGTGCTTCGGACAGGGAG TGTTGGTGCTGGGTGCTCTCAGCTTCTCTCTGATATGCAAGCTTTCAAG GCTGCAAATCCAGGTTGTATTTTGGAAGATTTTGTGAGATGGTACTCTCCTCCTGATTGGACTGAAAATGAGGCAAGTACTGAGGAAACTGAGTGTTCTGATGGTGGTGAGTCATTGCCTACCAAAGGTCAGCTAAGTCAGCGAATGCAGAAAGAAG GTAATTTGTGGCGTGAATTGTGGGAAACATCTAAACCAGTACCAGCTGCAAAACAAACACCTCTCTTTGATGAGGATTTGGTGGT GAAGGGCATCCTTGATGCACTTGAGGAAATCCAGCCTTCTGAACTCTTTGGACAGCTCTTTGTTTCTCTT CTTGGTTTAGGATTTATAATTGCCGAACCTGTGCTGTCTGGTAATGTTGACTTCTCCAAGATGTTTAATGACTACAAGGAGTATGTAGCAGCCACTTGTCAAAGCAGCAGATTCAATGAGGAAGTTGATGAACTTGTTAAG GTATATGAAATGGTGGAGACAATGTTGCTGAATCCTAAGGAGGcactgaagatgatgaagcaAACAGAAGAATCAACTGTGACTACTGGTGAGCCGACACGCAGGTTCAAGAAGCTTAGTCAAATCTTTGGTGGCAAAGATAAACTGCTGACAAGGCCTGTCTCGCAAGAtgtaaacaaagaagaaaaatgcATTCGACAATCTTTTTCAAGTTTCTTTGAGAGGAACTCATCTTTGCTTTCAAAGAAGTGTCCCAAACCTGGATACCAGTCCCCTGTTGAGACACTTCCCTCTCCAGAAAGCGATTGGACgtttgtttaa